CCTTTGCCTCTGCCGGCAACGGCAACACCAGCCATCTGGCGGCAGAACTGTTTAAAAGTGCCACCAACACCAAAATGGTCCATGTGCCCTACAAAGGCAGTGGCCCCGCGGTGGTAGCCATGCTCTCCGGCGAAGTCTCGCTAATGTTTGACAGCATTTCCACCTCCCTGCCTCATGTCAAGGCGGGCAAACTCAAAGGGCTGGCAGTAACAGGAACCAAGCGTTCCGCTGTTCTGCCCGATGTGCCTACTGTGGCAGAGTCTGGTGTGCCAGGTTTTGCCGTCAACGGCTGGTACGGCATCCTGGCGCCGGCAGGCACCCCCGAGGACGTGGTCCAGCAACTGAACAAGGCATTCAATGATGCAGCTCAAACACCTGCCGTCAGACAACAACTGACCCAATTCGGCTACGAAATAGAAGGCTCCACACCAAAGCAATTTGCCGATCTTATTACAGCTGAAATCAAAAAATGGAAAACCGCGGTCGACCAGTCTGGCGCCCGCATCGAATAACGCCGGGCCTGCAGCTGTGTATTACGGAAGGTGCGCAAATGTGCCTTCCGACCACAAAATGACCAATGGAGACATTATGTCAAAACGTTACCTGCGTTTCACTCCCCTGCTGTGGCTGCTTTCCCCCGCCCTTGTCTGGGCAAACAGTCACTGGCCTGACAAACCTGTTAAATTGGTGGTCGGCTATGCGGCCGGCGGACCGGTAGATACGGCCGCCGACAATTTGCCAAATTTCTGGGTGATCAGATCGGGCAACCGGTCGTTGTCGAAAACAAAACCGGCGCCAGCGGTATCATCGCTGCAGAGAACGTGGCAAGGGCGCCGGCAGACGGCAGCGTGCTGTATTTTCTGGCCAGTCCGACGCTGACCATCACACCGCATATTCAAAAAGGAATCCAGATCGACAAGGATCAGGATTTCCGTTACCTGGGCAACCTGGTCGAATATACCAATGTGCTGGTCGTCAATAACAAACTGCCGGTTAAAAAT
Above is a window of Advenella kashmirensis WT001 DNA encoding:
- a CDS encoding Bug family tripartite tricarboxylate transporter substrate binding protein, coding for MKTTFNRLRHLMLHAGVMAFGLALSAGAQAFPDKPITLLIPYPPGGSADMLARPIAAQMQKTIKQPVVLEYRPGAGGTIATAQLARSKPDGYTVLMVLAAHAINPSMYKSLPYNTEKDFAPVSVLATLPMLVTAAKQTPANTTQELIDYAKANPDKLTFASAGNGNTSHLAAELFKSATNTKMVHVPYKGSGPAVVAMLSGEVSLMFDSISTSLPHVKAGKLKGLAVTGTKRSAVLPDVPTVAESGVPGFAVNGWYGILAPAGTPEDVVQQLNKAFNDAAQTPAVRQQLTQFGYEIEGSTPKQFADLITAEIKKWKTAVDQSGARIE